One genomic window of Camelina sativa cultivar DH55 chromosome 5, Cs, whole genome shotgun sequence includes the following:
- the LOC104788899 gene encoding metal tolerance protein 11-like codes for MATLGLQIILESLRTMLSSHKEFSLTKEQESWVVGIMLSVTLVKLLLVLYCRSFTNEIVKAYAQDHFFDVITNIIGLIAVILASYIDDWIDPVGAIILAIYTIRTWSMTVLENVNSLVGKSARPEYLSNLYFIVM; via the exons ATGGCAACACTTGGGTTGCAGATTATCTTGGAATCTCTTCGCACAATGTTATCCAGC CACAAGGAGTTCAGCCTAACAAAAGAGCAAGAGAGTTGGGTGGTTGGGATCATGCTTTCTGTTACATTGGTCAAACTGCTTCTGGTCCTTTACTGCAGATCCTTCACTAACGAGATCGTCAAAGCTTATGCTCAAGATCACTTCTTCGACGTCATCACAAACATCATTGGACTCATTGCAGTAATCCTCGCCAGTTACATTGATGATTGGATCGATCCAGTGGGAGCTATCATT CTTGCAATATACACGATACGAACATGGTCAATGACGGTATTGGAGAACGTGAACTCTCTTGTTGGGAAATCAGCAAGACCAGAGTATCT GAGTAATTTATATTTCATAGTGATGTAA
- the LOC104785522 gene encoding putative F-box/FBD/LRR-repeat protein At1g22000 isoform X2, whose amino-acid sequence MGLLRIERICDLPDDLLLRILLLIPTKDAVATGILSKRWRCVWKMLPELAFKHDDQGSESFVWFVDKSLQHHKAPKLVSLVVELGPQCPPVDDVDVRKWVDKAVNHGVKKLDFNLLLTTGEPTSLPQSLYTCDSLVSLTLSNQILVDVSFPANLPSLSYLKLAYVVYKDEESLARLLSSSPVLKQLVVRRPGKDDNLKNFTVKVPSLKSFTYLTEEEEEEEEEEEEDDYLTGSLVIDCPGLKFLEVSDDRRRDSLSLMNNFICLDTAATTLIVNNDAEKFLRCLSSAIRLNLFFTESMVACLKTIEFPRVTDFVFNAAFSLYWLEPLLCLLQKFSKLKTLAVQAI is encoded by the exons ATGGGTTTGTTGAGGATTGAGAGAATTTGTGATTTGCCCGACGATTTGCTGTTGCGGATCTTACTCCTCATCCCGACGAAAGATGCAGTGGCCACTGGTATCTTGTCTAAAAGATGGCGTTGCGTTTGGAAGATGCTCCCTGAACTCGCCTTCAAACACGACGACCAAGGGAGCGAGAGCTTTGTGTGGTTTGTTGACAAGTCACTGCAACACCATAAGGCACCGAAACTAGTTAGCCTTGTTGTCGAACTGGGTCCACAATGTCCTCCTGTTGACGACGTAGATGTCAGAAAGTGGGTTGACAAGGCTGTTAACCACGGTGTGAAAAAGTTAGATTTCAATCTCCTCTTGACGACAGGAGAGCCCACAAGCTTACCTCAGAGCCTTTACACATGCGACTCCCTCGTTTCTTTAACTCTATCAAACCAGATTCTAGTGGACGTTTCTTTCCCGGCTAACTTACCATCTCTCTCATATCTGAAACTTGCCTATGTGGTCTACAAAGACGAAGAATCTCTTGCTAGGCTTTTATCAAGTTCCCCTGTTCTCAAACAACTGGTGGTTAGACGACCTGGTAAAGATGACAACTTGAAAAACTTTACCGTGAAAGTGCCTTCGTTGAAAAGTTTTACTTATCTGAccgaagaggaagaggaagaggaagaggaagaggaagaggacgacTATCTCACTGGGTCGTTGGTGATAGATTGCCCTGGATTAAAATTCTTAGAAGTCTCTGACGATAGGCGGAGAGACTCTCTTagtttgatgaataattttatttgccTTGATACCGCAGCCACCACCTTGATTGTTAACAATGATGCTGAAAAGTTTCTGAGATGTCTTTCTTCTGCCATACGTCTCAACTTGTTTTTTACCGAATCAATG GTTGCGTGTTTGAAAACCATTGAATTCCCTAGGGTCACAGATTTTGTCTTCAATGCAGCATTTTCATTATATTGGTTGGAACCACTTCTGTGTTTGCTTCAGAAATTTTCTAAACTGAAAACTCTTGCCGTCCAGGCCATT taa
- the LOC104785522 gene encoding putative F-box/FBD/LRR-repeat protein At1g22000 isoform X1 — translation MGLLRIERICDLPDDLLLRILLLIPTKDAVATGILSKRWRCVWKMLPELAFKHDDQGSESFVWFVDKSLQHHKAPKLVSLVVELGPQCPPVDDVDVRKWVDKAVNHGVKKLDFNLLLTTGEPTSLPQSLYTCDSLVSLTLSNQILVDVSFPANLPSLSYLKLAYVVYKDEESLARLLSSSPVLKQLVVRRPGKDDNLKNFTVKVPSLKSFTYLTEEEEEEEEEEEEDDYLTGSLVIDCPGLKFLEVSDDRRRDSLSLMNNFICLDTAATTLIVNNDAEKFLRCLSSAIRLNLFFTESMVACLKTIEFPRVTDFVFNAAFSLYWLEPLLCLLQKFSKLKTLAVQAIESLPCSWNQPSTIPQCLSSHLEIVQWIQYQGKEDEKQLMKYILANSKCLKTVEMSFLETCDLKECQMELEAMPRISPSARLVYCTPKVCWSYKRDTYDYIH, via the exons ATGGGTTTGTTGAGGATTGAGAGAATTTGTGATTTGCCCGACGATTTGCTGTTGCGGATCTTACTCCTCATCCCGACGAAAGATGCAGTGGCCACTGGTATCTTGTCTAAAAGATGGCGTTGCGTTTGGAAGATGCTCCCTGAACTCGCCTTCAAACACGACGACCAAGGGAGCGAGAGCTTTGTGTGGTTTGTTGACAAGTCACTGCAACACCATAAGGCACCGAAACTAGTTAGCCTTGTTGTCGAACTGGGTCCACAATGTCCTCCTGTTGACGACGTAGATGTCAGAAAGTGGGTTGACAAGGCTGTTAACCACGGTGTGAAAAAGTTAGATTTCAATCTCCTCTTGACGACAGGAGAGCCCACAAGCTTACCTCAGAGCCTTTACACATGCGACTCCCTCGTTTCTTTAACTCTATCAAACCAGATTCTAGTGGACGTTTCTTTCCCGGCTAACTTACCATCTCTCTCATATCTGAAACTTGCCTATGTGGTCTACAAAGACGAAGAATCTCTTGCTAGGCTTTTATCAAGTTCCCCTGTTCTCAAACAACTGGTGGTTAGACGACCTGGTAAAGATGACAACTTGAAAAACTTTACCGTGAAAGTGCCTTCGTTGAAAAGTTTTACTTATCTGAccgaagaggaagaggaagaggaagaggaagaggaagaggacgacTATCTCACTGGGTCGTTGGTGATAGATTGCCCTGGATTAAAATTCTTAGAAGTCTCTGACGATAGGCGGAGAGACTCTCTTagtttgatgaataattttatttgccTTGATACCGCAGCCACCACCTTGATTGTTAACAATGATGCTGAAAAGTTTCTGAGATGTCTTTCTTCTGCCATACGTCTCAACTTGTTTTTTACCGAATCAATG GTTGCGTGTTTGAAAACCATTGAATTCCCTAGGGTCACAGATTTTGTCTTCAATGCAGCATTTTCATTATATTGGTTGGAACCACTTCTGTGTTTGCTTCAGAAATTTTCTAAACTGAAAACTCTTGCCGTCCAGGCCATT GAGTCTCTCCCATGTTCCTGGAACCAGCCGAGTACTATTCCCCAATGCTTATCGTCTCATCTAGAGATTGTTCAGTGGATACAGTATCAaggaaaagaagatgagaaacaaCTAATGAAATACATTCTCGCTAACTCAAAATGTTTAAAGACAGTGGAGATGTCCTTCTTAGAAACATGCGATCTCAAAGAGTGTCAAATGGAGTTAGAAGCTATGCCTAGGATTTCACCATCAGCTCGGCTTGTTTATTGTACCCCTAAAGTCTGTTGGAGTTATAAGCGGGATACTTATGATTATatacactaa
- the LOC104785523 gene encoding phosphatidylinositol N-acetylglucosaminyltransferase subunit P-like, giving the protein MEEAHSVNSPRRVLSFSKRKKQKPGFRDSDSRRSFPFKASQVHHGPKPSEVYGFVGSISTVVATVIFLIWAYVPDKLLESIGIHYYPSRYWVLAMPTYLMVTLMLTLAFYIGLNFIATPPPTSLNTLFDEYSREPGELDPRMEEGEDRPIDPISDIDISRINDLMFNSK; this is encoded by the exons ATGGAAGAAGCCCATTCAGTGAATAGTCCGAGACGAGTATTAAGCTTCTccaagagaaagaagcaaaagcCCGGTTTCAGGGATTCAGACAGCAGAAGGTCATTTCCCTTCAAAGCATCACAAGTTCATCATGGACCCAAACCCTCAGAGGTGTATGGTTTTGTAGGTTCCATTTCGACTGTTGTTGCCACTGTCATCTTCTTGATATGGGCTTATGTACCAGATAAACTCTTGGAGTCTATAGGTATCCATTACTACCCAAGCAGGTACTGGGTACTCGCTATGCCAACGTATTTGATGGTCACTCTGATGCTTACTTTGGCCTTCTACATTGGTCTCAACTTCATCGCTACTCCACCTCCAACCTCTCTCAATACCTTGTTTG ATGAGTACAGTAGAGAACCTGGGGAACTCGATCCTAGgatggaagaaggtgaagacaGGCCTATAGATCCAATTTCTGACATTGATATTTCAAGAATCAATGATCTCATGTTCAATTCAAAGTGA